A window of the Cystobacter fuscus genome harbors these coding sequences:
- a CDS encoding TrmB family transcriptional regulator, whose protein sequence is MKTGTEVEASSTDLASLGLNAYESGVYLALLSRSGQGSTELAERARVPRQRIYDVLRSLEAKGLCVARDTTPRTFFPTDPTTALPALSAKRAMELERERERTAAVALALAAQLGPLFQSGKGENDPLQYVEALADPARIAVQAIAFASAAKHHVHSLIKRPLILSSEQNRHFLHVPLERGVRYRALYEREALDDPELREWMGTLSKKGQRIRVVHTLPVKMQVFDDEVALLSMQDPVGGPPSFTAVALRHRGAVALLNLAFERLWDEGTPYEDL, encoded by the coding sequence GTGAAGACAGGGACAGAGGTGGAGGCTTCGAGCACGGACCTGGCGAGCCTCGGGCTCAACGCCTACGAGAGTGGCGTCTACCTCGCGTTGCTCTCCCGGAGCGGCCAGGGCTCCACGGAGCTCGCCGAGCGGGCGCGGGTGCCGCGGCAGCGCATCTACGACGTGCTCCGCTCGCTGGAGGCCAAGGGCCTGTGCGTCGCGCGTGACACCACCCCGCGCACGTTCTTCCCCACGGATCCGACGACGGCCCTGCCCGCGCTCAGCGCGAAGCGAGCCATGGAGCTCGAGCGCGAGCGCGAGCGGACGGCCGCGGTGGCCCTGGCGCTGGCGGCGCAACTGGGCCCCCTCTTTCAGTCAGGGAAGGGGGAGAACGATCCGCTGCAGTATGTCGAGGCCCTGGCCGACCCCGCGCGCATCGCCGTGCAGGCCATCGCCTTCGCGAGCGCGGCGAAGCACCACGTCCACTCGCTCATCAAGCGCCCCCTCATCCTCTCCTCGGAGCAGAACCGCCACTTCCTGCACGTCCCGCTCGAGCGAGGCGTGCGCTACCGCGCGCTCTATGAGCGAGAGGCACTGGACGATCCGGAACTGCGCGAGTGGATGGGCACGCTGAGCAAGAAGGGGCAGCGGATCCGGGTCGTCCACACCCTGCCGGTGAAGATGCAGGTCTTCGACGACGAGGTCGCGCTGCTCTCGATGCAGGACCCGGTGGGCGGTCCGCCCAGCTTCACCGCCGTCGCCCTGCGCCACCGGGGCGCCGTCGCCCTGCTGAACCTCGCCTTCGAGCGGCTCTGG
- a CDS encoding cytochrome P450 gives MTTTTAASLPSYDLFTPEMMANPMPTLHRIRAENPLVWSPQLNAYVLTRYADILAALKDRRLASSNMANWMDLLTPEQQQELLPVRQSIQLWMGHTNEQDHLRFQLLLKRYFTPGTVDALRPRVRQLTEELLDAAEPRGGMDVVEELAYPLPANVIAEMLGMPTRDREKLQAWSRDITALFQRSDIHQLRRSQRSVLEMQDYLRPLLEERRRAPSEDLISVLLAASKEGTLSEEEIVSNCVLLLFAGHETTANLIANGLVLLFEHPDQFEALKARPELMATAVEEMMRCDGPASVISRVSIEPVEVCGRSFPAGQTFYLALGAGNRDPEVFPDPDRFDITRKPNRHLGFGMGAFYCLGAALARMEADECFRILLRRFPNVRPAYQQPDWQVSPPLGHNLKSLQVKF, from the coding sequence ATGACGACGACCACCGCTGCTTCGCTTCCGTCCTACGATCTGTTCACGCCGGAGATGATGGCCAACCCGATGCCCACGCTGCATCGGATCCGCGCCGAGAATCCGCTGGTCTGGAGCCCCCAGCTCAATGCCTATGTGCTCACTCGCTACGCGGACATCCTCGCGGCGTTGAAGGACCGGCGTCTGGCCTCCTCCAACATGGCGAACTGGATGGATCTGCTGACGCCGGAGCAGCAGCAGGAGCTGCTTCCGGTGCGCCAGTCCATCCAGTTGTGGATGGGCCACACCAACGAGCAGGATCACCTGCGCTTCCAGCTCCTGCTCAAGCGCTACTTCACGCCCGGCACCGTGGATGCGCTTCGCCCGCGCGTGCGCCAGCTCACCGAGGAGCTGCTCGACGCGGCCGAGCCCCGGGGCGGCATGGACGTGGTGGAGGAGCTGGCCTACCCGCTGCCCGCCAACGTCATCGCCGAGATGCTGGGCATGCCCACGCGCGACCGGGAGAAGCTGCAGGCGTGGTCGCGTGACATCACCGCCCTCTTCCAGCGCTCGGACATCCACCAGCTGCGCCGCTCCCAGCGCAGCGTCCTGGAGATGCAGGACTACCTGCGTCCCCTGCTCGAGGAGCGCCGCCGCGCGCCCAGCGAGGATCTCATCAGCGTGCTGCTGGCCGCCTCGAAGGAGGGCACCCTGAGCGAGGAGGAGATCGTGTCCAACTGCGTGCTCCTGCTCTTCGCCGGGCACGAGACGACGGCCAACCTCATCGCCAACGGCCTGGTGCTGCTCTTCGAGCACCCCGACCAGTTCGAGGCCCTCAAGGCGCGGCCGGAGCTGATGGCCACGGCGGTGGAGGAGATGATGCGCTGCGATGGTCCCGCGAGCGTGATCTCCCGGGTGAGCATCGAGCCGGTGGAGGTGTGTGGCCGCTCGTTCCCCGCGGGCCAGACCTTCTACCTGGCCCTGGGGGCCGGCAACCGCGACCCCGAGGTGTTCCCGGACCCGGATCGCTTCGACATCACCCGCAAGCCCAACCGGCACCTGGGCTTCGGCATGGGTGCCTTCTACTGCCTGGGCGCGGCGCTGGCGCGCATGGAGGCGGATGAGTGCTTCCGCATCCTGCTGCGCCGCTTCCCGAACGTCCGGCCCGCCTACCAGCAGCCGGACTGGCAGGTGTCGCCGCCCCTGGGCCACAACCTGAAGTCCCTCCAGGTGAAGTTCTAG